From the genome of Haloterrigena sp. KLK7, one region includes:
- a CDS encoding helix-turn-helix domain-containing protein, translating to MDDESSIEEILNTIGDEHARTVLASISREPGSAKELAERLDLSQPTIYRRLELLEANDLIEYRTLVADDGNHYKEYTCNFNSTVISLDDDEYDVRIFREENLPDRFSQLWDELGVK from the coding sequence ATGGACGACGAATCCTCCATCGAGGAGATTCTCAATACGATCGGGGACGAGCACGCCCGGACCGTCCTCGCCTCGATCAGCCGCGAACCCGGCTCCGCGAAGGAGCTGGCCGAGCGGCTCGATCTCTCCCAACCGACGATCTATCGCCGCCTCGAACTCCTCGAAGCGAACGATCTCATCGAGTATCGCACCCTCGTCGCGGACGACGGGAACCACTACAAGGAGTACACGTGCAACTTCAACAGCACCGTCATCTCGCTCGACGACGACGAGTACGACGTTCGTATCTTCCGAGAGGAGAACCTCCCGGACCGGTTCTCCCAGCTCTGGGACGAGCTCGGTGTGAAATAA